In Archangium violaceum, the following are encoded in one genomic region:
- a CDS encoding CCA tRNA nucleotidyltransferase, with the protein MTTPASLLDADVPRPVLDVIARLRELGHAAYLVGGCVRDSLRGVHPKDFDVATSALPEEVQRAFRKVIPTGIQHGTVTVLAGSTHVEVTTFRSEGDYHDGRRPSAVSFEKDIVKDLSRRDFTMNAMAWNPVGHELVDPFGGQEDLKARLVRCVGSAIERFSEDGLRPLRAVRFAAVLDFTLDPDTQAAIPATLPVFRKVAHERVREEFVKLLLSKRASFGLELLADTGLLDVFLPELARADAEAARLARTAAASAPADVEIRLAALLADLVEPQGAEEIGVRLKFPTKVIERVRLLVGLARLEAHVGDPDPSLRRLLAKAGLANIEALTAVARARVQARSPERLAEVEVLIGRLLALAASKPPLTSKDLALNGGAIMAALGVGPSPIVGEATRFLVEQVLDEPSLNAPEKLKELLGSWMKARGS; encoded by the coding sequence TGTGCACCCCAAGGACTTCGACGTCGCCACCAGCGCCCTCCCCGAGGAGGTCCAGCGCGCCTTCCGCAAGGTCATCCCCACCGGCATCCAGCACGGCACCGTCACCGTGCTCGCGGGGAGCACCCACGTCGAGGTCACCACCTTCCGCAGCGAAGGCGACTACCACGATGGTCGCCGCCCCAGCGCCGTCTCCTTCGAGAAGGACATCGTCAAGGATCTCTCTCGCCGCGACTTCACCATGAACGCCATGGCCTGGAATCCCGTCGGCCATGAGCTCGTGGATCCGTTCGGCGGCCAGGAGGACCTGAAGGCCCGGCTGGTGCGGTGCGTGGGCTCGGCCATCGAGCGCTTCTCCGAGGACGGTCTGCGCCCCCTGCGCGCCGTGCGCTTCGCCGCGGTGCTCGACTTCACGCTCGACCCCGACACCCAGGCCGCCATTCCCGCCACGCTCCCCGTGTTCCGCAAGGTGGCCCACGAGCGCGTCCGCGAGGAGTTCGTCAAGCTGCTCCTCTCCAAGCGCGCCTCCTTCGGGCTCGAGCTGCTGGCCGACACCGGGCTCCTGGACGTGTTCCTGCCCGAGCTCGCCCGCGCCGACGCCGAGGCCGCCCGTCTGGCTCGGACCGCCGCTGCCTCCGCCCCCGCGGATGTGGAGATCCGTCTCGCGGCCCTGCTGGCGGATCTCGTCGAGCCCCAGGGCGCCGAGGAGATCGGTGTCCGGCTCAAGTTCCCTACCAAGGTCATCGAGCGCGTGCGTCTGCTCGTGGGGCTCGCTCGGCTCGAGGCGCATGTCGGGGACCCGGATCCCTCGCTCCGCCGACTGCTGGCGAAGGCGGGACTCGCGAACATCGAGGCGCTCACCGCGGTTGCCCGGGCCCGTGTTCAGGCTCGGAGTCCGGAGCGCCTGGCGGAGGTGGAGGTGCTCATCGGCCGTCTGCTGGCCCTGGCCGCATCGAAGCCTCCGCTGACGAGCAAGGACCTGGCGCTCAATGGCGGGGCGATCATGGCCGCGCTGGGGGTGGGTCCCTCGCCCATCGTGGGGGAGGCCACCCGCTTCCTCGTCGAGCAGGTCCTGGATGAGCCTTCGCTCAATGCGCCGGAGAAGTTGAAGGAGCTTCTCGGGAGCTGGATGAAGGCTCGCGGCTCCTGA